Genomic window (Grus americana isolate bGruAme1 chromosome 25, bGruAme1.mat, whole genome shotgun sequence):
GTAGACCAGCACTTTTTTCACAGCTAATGTCCATTCATGGCTCCAACCAGCCTGTCCCTACCAGCAGCGTCACTCCATCAATCACCACTTTTCAGCAGCTCCTGAAGATAGACTGAGTTGACATGATAGGCACTCATCCAGTTAAACTGTCTGTAACTTCTCCTGTAGTGTGACACTGCAGCATAGTAGTTTTGCCATGCTTGGTAATAGGATTTCCAGTAGTTTTTGTACCTCCAAGCCTCATATGGAACACCATCATCCcaagagctgcaggagcagtcGTCTTCAGTTTTTCCCATGGAAGGACTAGGGAATTCATggtaatgttttttcttttgtttagcgttttgtttcagaactttctttttcacttgatTTTGCTTGGGGATTTGTGATAGCTCCTGAGGCTTCTCTGGTGTAGGACAGAAACCTTCGTGACTCCGACGCCTCGTGGGAAcagcatttttctcctgtgtatctgaaaatgtttcaaagcATGAGTTATTGTCCCTGCTGTTGGAAGAAGCCCTGGAACTGTACGAATCATCACTGTCACCAGACAAAACACCGTTTGCTACCAGCTCTGTATTATGTTCCACCTCTTTCCACTCCATATCACCATTTCTGGGGAGCTCACACTGCTCTCCTGGGCCTGAATAGCTTCTTAAAATTTCAACCTCTCTCTCCAACCCTTCTTTAATGAAATACTCATAGTCTTCAACAAACGCTGAGAAGCTCCAGGGATTGTTCTGTTGGTTTTTGAAAGAAGACAAGCATGGAATtctgggaagatttttttttaaggtctccTCATTTGGAGTCTGAGTGTTACGTTGTCCATCCGTTCTGGAGATAGTTTTGAGTTGATTCCTGTGTTCTGGGTGGCAACTGGAAGTTTGGGGGTTTCTATTACCTTTTTCTCTATTTGCAGGATTTGTGCActtttttatctgcttttgtttcagagaaTTTTTTGGCCTTTCTGCAGAAGAGTTACCAGCTGGAAGGTTAGAAAGAGGCTGAGGTACCTCTGCAAAACTGTTTTGGCCAGGCTGCAGTACTGGTTCCTCTGGTCTAAGACACACAGTGTCAGAATTCACTGAAGCACCTGTATGTATAACAGGTTTGACTTCTACCTCCCCATCTTCAAATTGATCCATCATTCCAGGAGGGATAGGCTCTGCACAAAAGGGAAACAAGCAGGCACTCAGTTAAGTGCATCCCTCCCTCTAGAACTCAAACAAGTACCGAAGTAAAGCTATGAAAAACTGCAGATAAGATGTTAAGACATATTAAGTTAGGGCTACAAACCAACCCCTTCAATTCTTGAAAAAGCTCAAACAGccagaacattttcttcctggGAGGCATCAAAAAGTTGGTCAAGACAAGCAGCACTGCATTACTTGTCACCTATTTTTCATATCCTACGTAACcaggaaaaaatcagaaattatgtAAGGAGGCAAGTACTACATTTCTAGCAGAACAGCTTCTGGAAAAGCAAGGGCAGCAAATCTTTCCTTCTCCTACTGTCTTAGAGCCTGAGAAAGGCTTAATACTAGATTTCTGGAAATCCAAGTAGTTAGGTAGTTGCTTAAGCAACAGCTGGATGCCAAGTTCCTCTCCCTGTCTATAGGGCCTAGCTCGTTTTCTATTGCTTTGCACAACTGTGGCAGCTACACAAGCAGTCATAGCACAGAGTATGAAAAACCTGTACCAAAATGAATGCAACTTCAGCAGAGAAGATACACGTCAGTTCCCTGTGGACTTGTCTGAAGCTttgaataaacagaaaacatcaaaaaaccTCAGTCATATTCATAGGACAGAGCGTACCTGGTagaggaagaagctgcagaTTACATTTCTGAGCAATTTTCATCAtggtgttttcttcctctccgCGGCAGCAATATGTCACCGATAAGCCTAAAGTTCCTGTGATACACAACAGAGAGTGCAGTTACCTAACCAGGGCCAGGGAAGGTAGCACAAGCTCAAGAAATCCACATGACTCTCTTTACCAAAGCGCCCAGCTCTGCCAATACGATGCATGTACGTTTCCCAATCTACAGGTACATCCAGGTTGATAACCAGATTCACTTTTTCAGCATCAATTCCGCGAGATGTCTGAAGAaaatgggaaggagaaaagggaatagATAATTGAGTATGCTGAACAGatctttaaatacatacatttggGAGTAACTGCTCATACAATAACTTTCAGTTGTTACAATACACCATAAATCACCTACAATTTTCCAGTCAGTTTACAGTATAACATGTAAAATAGGCATATTGCATTAAAACTAGGGatcattttgcttaaaaaaaaaaaaattaactccgCAGCATGCAGTAATCTTTTCATGACAGGACCTCAAACAAtcagatgaagagaaaaatacatcaacCACAAAAAAGCCGAGAGCACCTCATACATAACCACTGCTGTATTTAAAGTTGTTTGGGATGTTACTATTGTGAGCATCACGTACTAGAGAAACAAACTATCCCTTCCCATAGTGCCTACCAAAGTAAACAACTCTACTCCTCTGAAATACCTATAAGCTTCTGCAAGCCaacagataaattaaaaattatttttgaaccAGACTGAGGAATAGGGGACAATTTCCAAGTTTCACAGTGAAAATAAGTTGCACACAGTGCTCAGGTCACGTACTTTATCAGTACATTTATGTTCTATTCAATTCCAAGTCAAATCTAATTCTCTGAAGTAACTTCATGAGCAATACTCATGTGTGCTACAGAGCGCTAACTCACCAAGTCTGTGGAAATCAGAACTCTACAGTGGAATTGCTTTAATTTAGCCATAGCATCAAGTCGTTGATTTTGATTCATGTTACCTAAAGACAAAAATTAGAAACAGATTATGTTCTTCAATTTTTTGTCCCTTAAGTTCTGGAAAATACTACTTTGTAAAACTGTAGATGAGATCAGAAATAAGGTTGAGAGAAACTTCCACAAACATCGGTTCCAAATGAATAAGCACGGAACgaataaaaacttgaaaatatggaaatccattacaaaaataattcttttgcttgtttttaaagagaaatcaaTTATGCAGATAATTAACCCACTTGAACAACGCTGACTTTAGACAGATTTTACTTAAACACATAAGCCATGGAAAACACTgttgaagtaaaaaaatcaaggtTTCTAAAAAGCTGATAATTGGCACCTCACGTTTACTATAGAGaagctagaaataaaaatattaaaatttaacatCTGCATTCTAAAGAAACACTGCTTCAATCTGCAAATGTAGGTAAACTTTCTCTTTACAAATAAGCCAATGCACTCATCTGGACAATCATAAAAATTACTCTtaaacaaatttgaaaatagTAAAGTTAATTGATATTTAACTTTTACACTGATTAAGTCCTAAAGACCTATGAAGGTTCAAATGCTATTCTTAGCTATTTAACCAGAGGCCACGCAAACCAAGATTTAAGACTAATTTTCCTATTTTAGGTCACATTTATGCAGAACTTCAATAGAATCAGAAAGTTTTGAATGGACTTACCCGAAATGCACTCAGCAGGAAAGCCTCTGGATGTTAGTATTTCAGCTAGATGTTGAGCCCTGACAACACAATGACAgctgtaaataaaactgaagaccTAACAACCCCTGTGCAGTTCTCAGACTGTTCTTTACAGCCAAGGATTACATTCCAAAAccatcactttcatttttatgtctaGAGCAGTCACCTCACAGATGGAAAAGAACAACAGGATATCAGGTCTCACTGTACTCTAAATAGCGTATGAGTTACCGTCATGCTAAAGcattcctttattttccatattttgtaCTGCATTCCTCTGGCTGTATTTCAGATCTGAAATTTGCATACTGCTTTGAGACCTTACAGAAGGTCTGTGTGAGTTTCTCCATCACTGGACGTTACAACCACTGCTTTCAATCATGCTgtttacagattttatttcaaatgtattaCCTGCTATGCAAATTTGAGAAGACTAAGGCTTGATTAAATGGAATCTTGCTGAACAGCTCCTGCaggtgctgggttttttcctcaaatgttTTATGCGGAAGCGGGTGGGAATTCACAATCTTGTAATACTGTTTCAGCCCTGAGCATGAAACCAAATATACTATCAGATTAAGGGTTTCCATAAACACATGCACAGTAGTATGCTGCTGCCAACATCTGTAACTGCAACTAAAACAAAgactttaaatttaaacaagCACAGACACATGCCACATAAGAACCTTCAGGACaggtttttcttaaaaagctggaatattttttgaacagatagaaaaaaaccagaaagttaCATTTATCACTGAGGTTTTAAATACACTGGGAATAAATACTTCATTTCATACTTCATTTACTCTGTTCAACAAGGCTCaatgctgggtcctgcacttgggtcactacaggcttggggcagagtggctggaaaggacctgggggtgttggtccaCGGCTAGCTGAATacaagccagcagtgtgcccagatggccaagaaggccaacagcatcccggcttgtatcagaaatagtacagccagcaggaccagggcagtgatcgtccccctgtacttggctctggtgaggccacacctttAACGCCATATACAGTtttgggctcctcagtacaagaaggacattgaggtgctggagcatgtcaaGAGAGGGGCAAcgaagtggtgaagggtctggagcacaagtctgatgaggagcggctgagggaactgaggttgttcagcctggagaaaaggaggctgagaggagacctgatcactctctacaaccacctcaaaggaggctgtagccaggtgggtgttggtctcttctctcaagtaaGAGGTgataggacaaaaggaaatgtcCTCAAGTTCTGCCAGGGGAGgcttagattggatattaggaaaaatttattcacccaaagggttgtcaagcactgaaCAGGCtacccagggaagtggtggagtcaccatccctggagggatttaaaagacgcgtagatgtggtgcttagggggatggtttagtggtggacttggcagtgctgggttaatggttggacttgatggtgTTAAAGGTCTTTTCTGACCAAAAAAATGTTGTGATTCATAAAATAGTCAACTCACCTGTGAAGGGAAATTATGAAGAATCACAAATTCTAAAACcacatgttttggttttagtataCCCTTCTTATTCTATTTATTGATAACAACATCACTAAAAATGAACTTGTACTTACCAATGAGACTTGGATCAGTAGGGTTCAACCTCACAAACGTTGGCTCTCTCATGTACCTGGTCAAAGCATTAGCTAATGATTCAGGATAAGTAGCAGAAACAGCAAGCATCTGTTTATTGGCTGGCAGCGAAGAGTAAATCCAACtatgagacaaaaaaaagggaataacTAACAAATACGTATCTAATCTACTGATAAATGCACAAGATAAAATTCCATCTTACTTGATTTGCTCCTGAAAGCTGCCTTCTTCCAGAAGCTTGTCTGCTTCATCAAGAATGAAAAGCCGGATACTGGCTGTATTCAAGTAGTCCAACTCTATGAGCTGCTTTATTCGACCTACATAcgaagaaaaaaggaaagggaaattcAAAAATATTGAAAGGTTCTAATAAtgaattttgtaaatttttaatattaattttaataagcctttaaaaaaagcacatttggaATAATCTCTCACCAAAAATACCTGGTCTAAATGTGTGTGGTACTGGCCTTTGAGACTATTCTgtattactaaaaaaataaatcaacctAGAAGTATAACACGGTATCCGACACCCAGCAAAGCTCCTCCATACCTGGGGAGCCAACCGCTATGTGGCACTTCTTTAGTCTGACTTTGTCCTGGTTCAAAGGAGTCCCACCGATGAAGACATGGCATTCCAAGCCTTCCATCTTTATTCCAATAGTTGTGATTACAGCATGAATCTGCACAGCAATCTCCCGCGTAGGAGCCAAGATCAGAATCTGTACAGGCCAAGGATAAAACGTGAAAGCTGCAGAATAGCTCCAAAGAGTAAAGCCCAGCGTCGAGTCATACTGATTTCAAATATTACATCTCACAGGCGACGATGCTGTTTACTTAAGAGCGATTCCCCCTCACAAAGCAAAGCCCCCCCCGGTACCGGTAAAGGCGGCCGGGCCAGCGCGCAGCAGCAACCGGAGCCCGGGGCTCACCTGCGTGGCGGGGCTCTCCAGCAGCACCGCGTCCAGGGCGATGGTGGAGAACACGCAGGTTTTGCCAGTGCCGGACTTGGCCTGCACGATGAGATCTGCAAAGAGCCGCCACAGAGATCACCGCAGGCTCCAGGGCGTCCCCGGCCCCCGCACCCGGCCCCGCACCCGGCCCGCCCGCTCACCCAGGCCGCAGCGCCCCAGCGGGATTGCCTTCAGCTGGACCGGTGACGGCCTGTGGAACCCCGCCGCCTCCAGCCCCGCCAGCACCGGCGCCGACAGCAGCAGCGACCCGAAGTCGGACGGGCCGCCGGGCACCAACACGTCGCGCGTGCGGAACCGTCCCTCAGCCACCACCGCCTCCGcgggcgccgccatcttgggggggggagggaggaaggaaaaggcgGGACCGGCGCTTCGCGAGACGCGCCTTTAGCCCGCGCCGCGCACGCGCACTGGGCCGTCCCCGCAGCGCGCCGtgccgccagggggcgccgcAGCCGCCGAGGGGCTGTCGGGGCGGTGGcgctgggcggggggggcgctCACCAGTATCGGCAGTTCCACCAGTTTGTGCCGGGAACTGGGGCCGGGACACCCCGGGCGTCTCCGCAGAGAGGCGTTATCCGCAGTtatctgcagagaagcagcGAATGCTGATGGGCACGAACCAGCAATCCTTTAGGTGCAGAAAGAGAAACCTTTGCAGCTAAGCAGCTTTCATGTCCCGGGGTCGTTTGTTTTATGAAAGAGCACAAAAGTTTCAAGTTGGAAATGTCGCAGAGGACAAACCCTCTGTGTTACAGGAGCGGCAGTAAATCGGGGAGAGCTGGGGCTCTCGCCACAAGCTCCGAAACCGAGAGGTTTTAAGTGGAGCGTGAGCGTGCACGGCAAAGGGAAGCTGAGGCCCAGGCATGGCGGAGGGCGGCCCGAGCCCCCGGCAGGGCGATGGCGGGCACATGGCCGGTGGCCGCGGGAGGGAACgggacaggcaggagagaggagggagcagggggaaagAGGGAGTCctaagagggaaggaaaggtcAGCGAAGGAATGATGGAGAAAGCTGCAAAAAAGGATGAGGAGGACAAAATCGGTTGTGTTGGCAAAACAGCGTCGACGAGCTTGCTGACCGTCGGTGCCCGACGTATCTTTATCTCCGTGAGTTCGGAGAGAAAGCAGTCGCCACTAATCTCTCAGCTGTCCTACTGTAAGGAAACAGCGGGGACGTTTTGTCTGGACCCCTCGATGTTCAGCCCTCCTCCCGCCGTCCTCAGGATAGAGAGGAGTTTCTCGTCAGATGCTCTGTGTCTGGGGTACGGCCGCGCTGCACGCCGAAACAAGACTTAAAAGCCACGGCACTGCAAAAAATTAATCGTATAGCATTCACTTCAGCAAAGGCCAACTGTATTAATCTGTTGTATGTGCATTAATTACTGCCCTCTGTAGACCACTTATTTTAGATCATGGGTGGTTTTATGCGTATCAGCTTTTATTGTCATAGCAGCCCAGAGGCTCTGGACATGCAGCTTCCATTCATTGCAATGGGATTTGAAATATCTCAACAGTGGCTTCTACTGTACAAGCACATACACTGTGTCATTATTCTTACATCGCCAGGCAGCCTAAATGAATTTCAATGGCTTTGGTGTACCACAGGCTTTGTCATGCCTTTGAAATTCCTCGTGTTTATTTCctgatgggggagaaaaaagtctgGCGAATTCTATTCAGTTGTTATTTTTTAGCATTACGATATTTTCACATGGATATCTGAGTACCAACCAAGAGTGGGGCCTCGCAGGACAAAGAACAGTTTCAGCTTGGAGAGCTTACCCCTACCAAGTGGGGACGGACCAGATGGTAGGGGCGAGAACTGTGCCCGGAGCAGAGGTAACAGGATAGCTAACTACAAGCATTCTGTTAgttc
Coding sequences:
- the DDX20 gene encoding probable ATP-dependent RNA helicase DDX20; translated protein: MAAPAEAVVAEGRFRTRDVLVPGGPSDFGSLLLSAPVLAGLEAAGFHRPSPVQLKAIPLGRCGLDLIVQAKSGTGKTCVFSTIALDAVLLESPATQILILAPTREIAVQIHAVITTIGIKMEGLECHVFIGGTPLNQDKVRLKKCHIAVGSPGRIKQLIELDYLNTASIRLFILDEADKLLEEGSFQEQINWIYSSLPANKQMLAVSATYPESLANALTRYMREPTFVRLNPTDPSLIGLKQYYKIVNSHPLPHKTFEEKTQHLQELFSKIPFNQALVFSNLHSRAQHLAEILTSRGFPAECISGNMNQNQRLDAMAKLKQFHCRVLISTDLTSRGIDAEKVNLVINLDVPVDWETYMHRIGRAGRFGTLGLSVTYCCRGEEENTMMKIAQKCNLQLLPLPEPIPPGMMDQFEDGEVEVKPVIHTGASVNSDTVCLRPEEPVLQPGQNSFAEVPQPLSNLPAGNSSAERPKNSLKQKQIKKCTNPANREKGNRNPQTSSCHPEHRNQLKTISRTDGQRNTQTPNEETLKKNLPRIPCLSSFKNQQNNPWSFSAFVEDYEYFIKEGLEREVEILRSYSGPGEQCELPRNGDMEWKEVEHNTELVANGVLSGDSDDSYSSRASSNSRDNNSCFETFSDTQEKNAVPTRRRSHEGFCPTPEKPQELSQIPKQNQVKKKVLKQNAKQKKKHYHEFPSPSMGKTEDDCSCSSWDDGVPYEAWRYKNYWKSYYQAWQNYYAAVSHYRRSYRQFNWMSAYHVNSVYLQELLKSGD